Within the Thermanaeromonas toyohensis ToBE genome, the region ACCGCTTAAGTGTTTCAATATCTTCAGGATCGTCCACTATATGCATTTTCCTATGGCAGTTGGGACAAAGGGCTACGGTATTATCAATACTGTCTTTCCCACCCCGTGACAACCATATAATGTGATGAGTTTCTAAATAAGGTTCATGGCATCTTCCCTTAGCTCTACGTTTGGCATATTCAGCCACGTACTGGTTTCTTTCGTAGACTTTTGTTATTACTTGTCGCTCTCCAGGGGTTCCGCTACTTATTGCTGCTCTTTCTTGTAATTCGTTTTCACTTAATTTCCTAGCTTGTTTTTTACGATGTTCTTCCTTATGCTGGAGATATTCACAAGGTACATAAACAGGTGGACCATCAAGGATTTTGAGTGGAAATACCCATACAATCCTCATATTTCCATCAATATCTGTTTGGTATGTCTGGTAAGGCTCTCCTGCTAGTTTAACTCTGCCTTGATAAAAATATCTTCCCTTCTCGAATACTTCAAATAAGTGAACTTCCACTCCATTTGATTTGGAATTAGCTAGTATAGCATTTGCCATAAAGTCGAGACTTTGGTTTCCCCGTAACCCCATACCTGTGTAATGAAAAATATCTCCAACCCATTTATCCTCATATATTCCTTTTGTATGATCAGATATAAGTACCAAGCAATTTGTACGTTTAGAAAAACGCATACCTCCCCGAGTACCACATTTCTCTCGTAACCTATTATTACTAATAACTTCACCTTTTCTCAAAGGGATTGTAATACCCATGGTTATACCCTTTTCTCCTTCATAAGTTTTTCTACAATAGGCAAGTCCGCAGGAACGAACTCTA harbors:
- a CDS encoding HNH endonuclease, which codes for MVLISDHTKGIYEDKWVGDIFHYTGMGLRGNQSLDFMANAILANSKSNGVEVHLFEVFEKGRYFYQGRVKLAGEPYQTYQTDIDGNMRIVWVFPLKILDGPPVYVPCEYLQHKEEHRKKQARKLSENELQERAAISSGTPGERQVITKVYERNQYVAEYAKRRAKGRCHEPYLETHHIIWLSRGGKDSIDNTVALCPNCHRKMHIVDDPEDIETLKRCIAEDLSSRCES